The following are from one region of the Geotrypetes seraphini chromosome 12, aGeoSer1.1, whole genome shotgun sequence genome:
- the YIPF1 gene encoding protein YIPF1: MATVDDLKFQEFDNAENLLAANPEATTISIDDPSKRPKNQRGHPGASRRQEEDELLGNDDSDKTELLGGQKKSAPFWTFEYYQTFFDVDTFQVLDRIKGSILPIPGKNFVRLYIRSNPDLYGPFWICATLVFAVAISGNFSNFIKHLGDPNYHYVPEFRKVSIAATAIYAYAWLVPLALWGFLLWRNSKVMNIVSYSFLEIVCVYGYSLFIYIPTAVLWIIPLDVVQWVVVVFAMCLSASVLVLTFWPAVRDDDRKIAIATITTIVLLNILLAVGCRVYFYDPLESNHKIITLNDTKMVTKTH, translated from the exons AATTTGACAATGCAGAAAATCTTCTAGCAGCAAACCCTGAGGCCACCACCATAAGCATTGATGATCCTAGCAAGAGGCCTAAGAATCAGCGGGGACACCCAGGAGCCTCTAGaaggcaggaggaggatgaatTATTGGGGAATGATGACTCTGATAAAACAGAG TTGCTAGGTGGACAAAAGAAGAGTGCCCCCTTCTGGACATTTGAATACTATCAGACATTCTTTGATGTGGACACCTTTCAA GTCCTAGACAGAATAAAAGGGTCTATTTTGCCAATACCTGGAAAAAATTTTGTCAGATTGTACATCCGGAGTAATCCAGATCTTTATG GACCCTTTTGGATATGTGCCACACTGGTTTTCGCAGTTGCTATAAGTGGAAACTTTTCAAACTTCATAAAGCATCTGGGAGATCCAAATTACCACTATGTGCCTGAATTCAGAAAAG TGTCCATAGCAGCAACAGCAATCTATGCATATGCTTGGCTGGTTCCACTggctctttggggattcctgctGTGGAGAAACAGCAAAGTTATGAACATAGTCTCCTACTCCTTTTTGGAGATTGTGTGTGTCTATGGATATTCactttttatttatattccaaCAGCG GTACTATGGATTATTCCTTTGGATGTGGTACAGTGGGTTGTAGTTGTATTTGCCATGTGCCTTTCAGCGTCAGTATTAGTCCTGACCTTTTGGCCAGCAGTACGAGATGATGATCGGAAAATTGCAATTGCTACTATAACAACTATTGTTCTGCTTAACATCCTGCTTGCTGTTGGCTGCAGA GTATATTTTTATGATCCATTGGAGAGCAATCACAAAATTATTACACTTAATGACACAAAGATGGTGACAAAGACACATTAA
- the LOC117346098 gene encoding uncharacterized protein LOC117346098: protein MPTMEVTQFLKKCQKERDEALHREASSSNKLKRFQTATRSRIQELKYQLKETTNENKVLAATVKKLRIELGLESSLTFKGKTARDIIRELHDKEDQCVRLGEQNELLSFKQKKMGLTLAHTQKLKKDLEDQLQVAERKVQELTAENTKLSKLLQETDTQREELACAYSLLRKSIEEAKQFANKLVQTTTSIPVMFQSTYRRRVGHGSRHSHLQLMERKPMFDSLASPSAKLENPQSGYGSRTSSANLYYRMLQN, encoded by the coding sequence ATGCCTACCATGGAAGTCACTCAATTCCTCAAGAAATGCCAAAAGGAGCGAGATGAAGCCCTGCATAGAGAGGCATCCTCCAGTAACAAACTCAAGCGTTTTCAAACTGCCACTAGGAGTCGCATTCAGGAGCTAAAATATCAGCTTAAAGAAACCACAAATGAAAACAAAGTTCTAGCTGCAACAGTCAAAAAGCTGAGAATTGAGCTGGGGCTGGAGAGCAGCCTGACATTCAAAGGAAAAACAGCAAGAGACATTATTCGAGAATTGCATGACAAAGAAGATCAATGTGTACGACTTGGGGAACAGAACGAGCTGCTAAGTTTCAAGCAGAAGAAAATGGGCCTCACCTTAGCCCATACCCAAAagttgaagaaagatttggaggATCAACTTCAAGTAGCTGAACGCAAAGTACAAGAACTCACAGCAGAGAATACAAAGCTATCAAAACTCCTGCAGGAGACAGATACACAGAGAGAGGAGCTAGCGTGTGCCTATTCGCTTTTAAGAAAGTCCATTGAAGAGGCCAAGCAATTTGCCAATAAGTTAGTGCAGACCACAACTTCCATCCCAGTCATGTTCCAGAGCACCTACCGCAGACGAGTGGGCCACGGTTCTCGGCACTCTCATTTACAGCTGATGGAAAGGAAGCCCATGTTTGATAGTCTTGCATCGCCCTCAGCAAAATTAGAGAACCCTCAAAGTGGCTATGGTTCTCGGACATCCTCAGCAAATTTATATTACAGAATGCTGCAGAACTAA